Within the Leptolyngbyaceae cyanobacterium genome, the region ATAGCAACCGTCAAGGCGGTTAAGGCATGATTAATTGCTGAAAGTCCCACTCCTAGTCCCTTCTTCCCTAGCTCCTAGTCCCTTCTTCCCTAGCCCCTAGCCCCTAGCCCCTAGTCCCTTGCTATATATCTTTGCCATGCAGATTCGACAATTTCTCCAATTAATTCCGTATATTCCATACCAGATAGACGTGCGATCATAATCAAATCCGATCGCACTGGGTGCAGTCCCGATAGCGGATTTACTTCCAAAAACTGCAACTCGCCGTTCGTATCGCAGCGCAACTCGATCCGGGAAGCATCGCGACAACCCAAACAGCGATAAACATCCAGTGCTAATTGTCTTGCTTGCACGGCTAGAGGTTCGGGATCTGTGAGTAACCGATAAGATACTCGATCGAGATATTCATCTTTATTCAGGGCTGTGTAGGCAGGGGTTTCGGCTTTGTCGGTAAAAATTATTTCCATCACGCCGATCGCTCTGGCATTATTACCGTTACCGACAATACCTACCGCGACTTCTCGACCGGGCAGAAAGGTTTCTACCAAAATTGGTTGTTGAAATTCTTCCTGTAATGTTTGATACGTCGAAACTAAATCTTGGCGTTCTTTAACTAAAGATTTTCCCGTTATCCCTTTAGAACTTCCTTCTGCGATCGGTTTTAAGAATACTGGCATGGGAAGGGATACCGCCGCCGCTTCTTCTGGGCTATTCACCACCGCAAAGGGTGCTGTCGGTAAACCGAAATCTCGCACCACCCGTTTGGCAAGGGGTTTATCCAAGGTGAGAGCGCAGGTAAGCGGATCGGCAAAAGTATGAGGTTGCTCGAATAATTCGCAAATCGCCGGAACTTGCGCTTCGCGAGAGCGACCTTTTAGCCCCTCCGCAATGTTAAAAATCAAATCCCAGCGATCGCCTTTTGCTAACCTCAGCGCAAGTTCTCTGCCATTGCCGATTCGTTCGACTTCGTGACCCAAACTCATTAGCGCATTTTCTAACCCGATGATGGTTTCTTCATCATCGAATTCCATCACATCAGTAATACTAAAACCACTTTTGAGATAGTCATCCTTCAAGTCGTAACACAAACCGACAAATAGCCCCATAAACTCAGCCTTACTTTACTGGATCTACATAAGTGTACTGTTTGCCTTCCCAGTTACGCACCACGGCTTGACCGTTCTCGTAGGTTACTAAAGTGTCGGCTTGAATTGGCACTTTGCCACCACCGCCAGGAGCATCGATCACGTAGGTTGGCACGGCATACCCGGTAGTGTGACCCCGCAGTTGGGAGATCAAATCGATACCCGTTTGCACGCTCGTCCGTAAATGTGCAGTACCGACTACCGGATCGCATTGATAGAGGTAATAGGGTCGCACGCGCAGTTTAAGCAAACCGTGAAATAGATCCTTGAGTGCTTGTTCGGAATCGTTAACGCCTTTGAGCAGAACGGTTTGACTGCCCAACGGAATACCGCCATCAGCTAGCAAATCGCACGCTCGTGCAACTTCCGGCGTGAGTTCCCGCACGTGACAGAAATGCAACGATAACCACACGCGATGCTTGCGAAGTATGGCAACTAATTCCGGAGTAATTCGTTGTGGTAAGAAACCGGGTACGCGAGAACCGATCCGCACGAATTCGATGTGAGGAATCGCACGCAACCGCGCCAGTAAGTTATCTAAAGGTTCATCGGACATCAGCAAGGGGTCGCCGCCGGAAATCAGCACGTCGCGGACTTCGGTGTGTTCTTCCAAGTAAGCGACGATCGCATCTAAACGCCGTGTCATCGGGTACATTTCCCCTTGGCTGACTAAACGCGATCGAGTACAGTAACGGCAGTAAGCAGCACAACTATCTAAAGCTAGCAATAATACGCGATCGGGATAGCGGTGTACTAACCCCGGCACTACGCTATCGTCATCCTCCCCGCAAGGATCTACCATGTCTGCGGCATCCGTTACCAGTTCTTCCTGTCGCGGGATCACCTGCAACCGCAACGGACAGGAGGAATCGTTAGGATCTAGTAAGGATGCGAAGTGAGGAGTCACCGCGACGGCAAACTTTTCTGGCGCGATCGACAACCCTCTTTTTTCTGTGGCACTCAGATGGAGGAAATCTTGAAAATGTTCTAGTTTGCTGAGTCGATGCCGCATTTGCCAGCGCCAGTCGTTCCAGCGTTCCGGATCGTAAGTTTCTCCCCAAATTTGACAAATTTTTTCCCGTGTAGAAGTAGTCAATCGAGCTAGATCGAGAACGGTGCTTTGATTCATTTTTATTAATGCGATCGCCTCAGTAGTATTCAAAAATATCGGTCAGTGAAACCCCAAATTTAGAGAATAAGCCCCATCAAAAAAGAAGAACTTTTTTATTGGCTTAAACAGGTTTACTAAAAAAGAGTTATTTTTGGATGCTATGCAATTTTTACATATATTGTCAAGTATGGTTTGAATTAAAAAAATTAATTATT harbors:
- a CDS encoding KamA family radical SAM protein: MNTTEAIALIKMNQSTVLDLARLTTSTREKICQIWGETYDPERWNDWRWQMRHRLSKLEHFQDFLHLSATEKRGLSIAPEKFAVAVTPHFASLLDPNDSSCPLRLQVIPRQEELVTDAADMVDPCGEDDDSVVPGLVHRYPDRVLLLALDSCAAYCRYCTRSRLVSQGEMYPMTRRLDAIVAYLEEHTEVRDVLISGGDPLLMSDEPLDNLLARLRAIPHIEFVRIGSRVPGFLPQRITPELVAILRKHRVWLSLHFCHVRELTPEVARACDLLADGGIPLGSQTVLLKGVNDSEQALKDLFHGLLKLRVRPYYLYQCDPVVGTAHLRTSVQTGIDLISQLRGHTTGYAVPTYVIDAPGGGGKVPIQADTLVTYENGQAVVRNWEGKQYTYVDPVK